The Aspergillus flavus chromosome 2, complete sequence region CGTGCAGGAGGCGGCTACGCAGGCGTACGCGCTAATGTTCGAGTACATGAATGTTCTGAATACTACCACCGGGCTCAACGATCAGCTGAAAAAGGCTGCCAGCAATCCGGATGTGACTTCGCACTggtcggaggaggagaaaatTGTGGCGCAGATTCTGATTAAGGATTTCTCCAATTCCGCTATTCACATGCCACCAAATGAAAGACAACGATTCGTGAACCTATCGAACGACATCAGTCAGCTAGGGTCAAACTTTGTTAATAGCGCCGAGCCTGCCAAATCGCAAGTGGTGGTAGGCGCCAATAGTCTGCGGGGCCTGGACCCCATTCTCGTCCAGCAGATCAGACGATGGAATCGTACCGCGTCGGTTCCGACGACGGGTATGATCCCACGGCTAGCGTTACGGTCGGTTCACGACGAGGGCGTCCGCAGAGAAGTTTATCTGGCGACCCGAACATCCAGCTCGCGCCAGCTCCACCGATTGGAAGAACTGCTCAGCAAACGGGCGGAACTCGCCCAGCTGTCGGGCCACGCCAGCTTCGGCCACATGACGCTCAGTGATAAAATGGCGAAAAGCCCTGAGGCCGTTTCCAACTTTCTGACGGCGTTGGTGGGCAGCAACCGCGAGTATGTCCAGGAAGAACTGTCCAAATTACAGGCGATGAAAGGAGGGTCTCCATTGCAGCCGTGGGACCATGCCTACTATGTTCATCAACGCGTTCTGCAATATTCGCAGTCCCGGCGATCGCGTGAGTTGAGTGCTGTACCCGAGTTCTTCTCTCTGGGTACGGTGATGCAAGGGTTATCGCGGTTATTTGACCGCCTTTATGGTGTCCGCCTCGTGCCACAGGAGACAGCTGCAGGTGAGACGTGGAACCCAGACGTGCGTCGATTGGATGTTGTCGACGAAGCCGAGAGACATATTGCAGTGATCTACTGTGACCTGTTCTCTCGGCCTAACAAACATCCCAACCCTGCCCATTTCACCCTGCGATGCGCTCGGGAGATCTCCTCCGAAGAAGTGGCGGAGTGTGCCACGATGGATCATTCGGCACACCCCAACGATGGGATGGCCACGGCGGTTGATCCGCAATCGAAGACCCTCCGACAGCTGCCGACGATCGCATTGGTGTGTGACTTCGCGGAGCCGCCAGCGACCGGCGCGGGGCGCCCGTCGTTGCTCAGCGAACACAGTGTGCGCACGCTGTTCCACGAAATGGGTCATGCGCTGCATTCCATTTTGGGACAGACTCGGTTGCAGTCCATTTCCGGGACGCGGTGCGCAACCGATTTCGCCGAATTACCGTCGGTTCTGATGGAGCGGTTTGCTACCGAGCCCGCGGTGCTCTCCATGTACGCCCGCCACTGGCAGACCGACCAACCGCTGTCGGAGAGTATGATGTTGAGCATGGAGAAAGATCGGCTGGCCCACGGTTCGATCTACGGTGCCGTGGAGAACGAGGCCCAGATCCTCATGGCGCTGGTGGACCAAGCATACCACTCCATCCCGGCGGACAAAGCCGGTCAGATCGACAGCACGGCGATCTACCACCAGGTCTTGTCAGCCCACTCGACGCTGCCCGATCCGACGGACAGCCGGCCCCCCACATCGTGGCAAGGGTTCTTCGGCCATCTGTACGGCTACGGCGCGACGTACTATAGTTATATCTTCGATCGGGCGATCGCCAACAAGATCTGGGAGGACGTCTTCCAGGCCGGCAAGGCGGCGGTGGACCGCGAGGCGGGCGAGCGATACAAGAACGAAGTGCTGCGCTGGGGCGGTGGACGCAACGGGTGGGACTGCGTGGCCGGGGTGTTGGGAAGCGCGAACGCAGCCAACGCAAACGGACGACTGGCGGAAGGCGGCGACGAAGCCATGCGCGAAGTCGGTCGATGGGGGTTGGGCCGGGATGGCGTCTCGGGCTAACCCTGCAGCACCATGCAATAGACTCACTATACTATACTAGAGCATCTTATATGTATACCCAATCAATTAATAATGCCCATGTCTCACTCCGTCCTACCCTCAAGTCCAAAACTTAGTATCCTCGCCTGCTGACCGCGTCAGAGAAAGAATCCAAACGGGCGCCAAATGTACGAACAACAGCCTCGGCATGCATTCCCTTGGCTGCCAACCTAGCAATCTCAGATGCATGTGTTTTCTTGAATTCCTACTAGTCATAGTTCTTAAGCTAATTATGGAAAGGCCCCGGGTCTTTTTTATTGCGGTGACGGCGAAGTGgattttgttttatttaaaattatatttctttgcCGGGGGAAACTCTTGTCTAGCATGGGATTCcttattaaatatctagtcTGATTACTATCGATATTAGCcaactttctctctctcaatGCATGTCTGAGACTAGACTACGTATCTGTCTGTTTACTGGTACTTTATATTGCCCTTGTTCCCTTGGAAATTAGACATGGTGACTCCTTACcttcttttatttatctattataccCGTACCTACACTCATCCCTATACTAAATTCAATTGATATCCCACAACCAACACAACACAACCCAACTCAACTAAACCAAACCAGcacaaaacaaaagacaaactaaaagaccaagaaagaataaatacATACATGCCCACCCCAACCCAAACCACTCAAAGAAAATGGCCCCCCTAATCCACCTCCCCTCCAACCTGAGCGacacaacctcctcatccagcttCACGACCTCAATCTCCACCAACTCCCTCTCTTCAAAACATACgaaccacaaccacaacaatgGACAACAACAAACACTCACCCACCGCCCAACACTAACCAATCTAACAAGATGGGTCTCGCGAAAGATATCCCGACAGCAATTACCGAATCAGTCTACGAGCCGGGACGGGGATCCGAATGAGGGATTGTCGGATgcagagagggaggagaggagggcgaCGGAGGATGATTATGCGGCGTGGTGTTGGGCGTTTAGTGAGGGGAGGTCTACGGGGGATCATtattctcattctcatgcTCATTCTCGGGGAATTGGCAATGGGAATAGGGGTGAGTATGAGTATGGGTATGGGTCTCATCGGGAAGCTGGGCATGGTCAGGGTCAGGGATATGGCCATGAACAAGGCTATGACGAGAATCTATTCTCGGATTTCGACGGACAAAGTCCCAGAAATGACTATCTCACGGGACCACGCTCCGCAAAGTACGAACATACATCCATCGATCATGGTGGGGAAGGCGATACGACGAACACGAGGGGAACGTACACGTTTCTCCAAACACAGGAGGATCGACTGGGACGACACGAGAGCTCGGAAAGTGTTCCGGCCGATCAGCTGCTGCGATTTACGCCGATCGGACACTATGGGTATAGTCCTTTGACCGCGGGGTCTCCGGTGTCGCCGCCACCTCGCATCCTCACCCCGGCCAGGTATGCGGAGACAAATCGGATGCAGAGGGAGAAGAGTCAGGAgctgaagcagaagcagaaggcccAGAGAGGCTTTTGGGGGCCGGTGCGAGCGCTGTGGCTTTCTTTGCGGCGGTCGAGGTGAGATTCTCTTGCATGTCATGTCAACCTCGGTCCATTCCTTTGATATTTCTtggtttgtttctgttttacTACAATGTGTCTTCTACTACGATTGATACCCATGGATAGGATAAATGTCAGCGGTACGTTAATCACAGATAATAACATATATCATACTGGTTCTTcccgtttttttttttttttttttttttattttattttttttttttttttactttcttgaCACAGTAGACATGTTCGATATAGTACACTGCATTAATCTGTGACCCATGACTGCACACataagaaaagacaaagaaaaaaaaagaaaagacaaagaaaaaaaaagaaaagaaaacattgcAGCCTAAGACCAACTCATGAAGTCTGAACAACGCATCGTTCGCTGTCCAGTGCCATTCGGGGTCCAGTCCACAATCAAATAAAATCTGCATGAGCGGCGATCACAGCGGAGGCTAAACAGGGGTATCCTGAGCTCTTATTACATACAACTGCATAGTGAATACAAGAAGAACCGATAATCCAATCAGATACAAAGGAAAGATCCGTCGAGGTCATGCGTAACCTCGTCACCAACCATGTCGAATTACCTCGACGCTCCTTCACCAGCCTGATTGTCATCCGAACTGCTGCTTGACCTTTCCGGCTGCGGAGTCATCGCGGGGCTTCGGTCAGGTGTTGCGCGTTGCGACACCGAGGCCAGTTCCCGAATGAGTCTATACTGCGTTAGTTAGACCctaaaaaagacaaagggGGTCAGCCTACCGTTGGTGCTCGTCATACCAGTCATCGTTGGCCGTGCGGATGTGCTTAAGCTGTTCCTGAATGCTTGCTATCTGCAAGGACCGTCCAATTAGTACGCCTGTCTGCCGAGGGAACGGACCATGTTACGTGAAGGGGTGACAATCGGGGATCTCTGAAGGGTAGGTTGATGATAAACGGGGAGGTCCCACCGTTCCCTCAATGGATGAACCAAGGTCCTCACCTTCCGTTGCGGCCGGACCGGCGTTTCCTCCACCAGGGGCCTTCTCGCCTTCGGCCGCCCACCGGCTACTCTCAAGGCCTGCGCCCTTGCCCTCGGCCTTCAGGGCCGCCACTTCAGCCTCGAGCTCACGAATGCGCTTGCGGCTGCTCGAGATCGCCGAATCGACCTCGCCCAACTGGTTGAGCAGCGACATGTTCTTGTCAATCTGATCGTTCAGGTCCCTCTCGCCCTGCAtgagcttctcctccatcgCCCGGTTCTGCGTCCTCAGCTCGTCGAGTTCAATGTGGATGGCTTCCTGCTTGCTTCTGACCTGCGACAGCTCCTCCAGGGACGCAGACAGCTGCTGCTGTACCGTCTCGGCTTCCGACTTGGAGCTGGCAGAAGCCGCCACCAACTCTTCGAGCTCCTTCGCCCGGCTGCTCACGGCCTGGTGCTTCTGCTCCCACTCATTCTTCTCGGCCTCGATCCTGGAAAGCTCAGCACCCTGCTTGCTGGCGATCTCCTTCGATTCCGTAACGGATTGCTCAGCAGCAgacagcttcttctccatgtcCGCAATGGTGGCCTTCAAGGCGTCCAAGACAGAGCTATCCTGGGCAGCTGCCTGCGCGTGAGAAAGCTGCTCATGAACTTCCGCGAGAGCCGCCTCGTGTGACTTCTGAAGCTCCTCAACCTTAGCCTTGTTGGAGGATTCCAGATCAGCTCGGACGCTAGAGAGCTTCTCTTCGTGGACAGTAAGGAGTTCTTCAATTGCCTTACTGTGCTCGGCCTCAGTCTCGGCAGCCTTGGACTCCCGAAGAGCTTCCAGCTCGGCATGCAACTGAGCCTTGGTCTCACTGTACTCCTTCTGGATATCAGCCAGTTCCTTTTCATGAGCATCGGTGTGGGAGGCCAGCTCGCCGGCATGGCGTTCAAGGGTGGCCTTGAGCTCCGCCTCAAGAGTCTCGATTTTCTGCGCGTGGCTAGTCTCCAGCTCGCGGTTGGTAGATGCTAGTGCATCGAGCTTGGCCTGGACTTCGTTAAGAGCCTCGCCATGGGATCCAGCGGCGtcggccttggccttctccagctcGGCAGCGTGTTGCGCCTTCAACTCTTCGAGGGCCTGGGAGTGCTTGTCGGCAGTAGCAGCCGCCTCCTTAAGGTGCTCCTCCAGTGCCTTCTCGGCCACAGCGGTCTTCTCAAGAGCCTGGGAGTGCTTGTCGGCATTGGCAGAAGCTTCCTTCAGGTGCTCCTCAAGGGCTTTCTCAGCTGCGGCGGCCTTCTCCTCGAGCGCTCTCAGCTGGCTTTCCTGCTCGGCATCCTTAGCCTTGGTCTTACTCTCGAATTCAAGGAGGCTTTGCTTCAGCGCCTCGGCCTCTTGCCGTTTGCTGTGAACCTCATCATGAAGAGATTTGATTGCGTCCTGTTCGGTCGATAACTGGGACTCTAACGCGCCAACCTTCTCTTTCAGTTCATCAATTTCTTGGACCGCAACCGCATGGGCCGAGTTGGCACCCTCCTCCGCGGCTTGTCGTGCTTCGCTGAGAGCCTGTTCTGCCGCTTCCAGTTTTTGCTGGAGGGCTTGCAGCTCGGCCTGGTGAGCGGCAGACAATTCGCTGGCAGCCTCTTCCCGACCCTTCTTTGCCGCGGCTTCGGCGGCCTCCAGTGCATCCCGGAGTTCCTGGAGCTGTTGGGAATGAGTGGTACCGGCCGATTCGGCGGCTTCCTTGGCAACCGCGAGTTCCTGGGCATGGCTCGTGGATGCGGAGGCCAGGGCTTCATCATGCTCCGCCTTGAGCTTCGCGACAGCAGCCTCATGAGCCGCTTCCAATTCCTTGATCTTCTCATCCCGCGCATTCGCGGCGGACTCGCGTGCCTCCAGGAATTCggcctccatcttcttcatagccTCCTTCAGCTCTGCGATTTCCTGGACCTTTTCAGTGACAACTTCAGGTGTCTCCTCATTACCCTTCGCAGCTGACTCTGCCTCGGCCAGCTTGGCGGTCAGAGAAGCAACCTGTTCCTCGAGGGTGGAAACCGCCTGTTTGGCAGACTCCTCCGCCGCGCGAACTCCTTGCTCCTTGGCTTGATTTAACTTATCCATCTCGATGTTCAGATTGGCGATCACTTGATCACGGCCGTTCAGTTCCCGTTCGAGCCTATCCAGGGCCAaggccttctcctcctgtAATCCTTTGGTGACCGTTTCCAGGTTGGCTTTCTGCGATTCCAATTCCGCCTTCAGAGATTCGATCTGCTCGGCATATGCAGCGGTAGAGGCTTTCTGTTCCGCGAGTTCCTTCTCCAGGGCCTCCAGTTGCGCTTGATGGGAcgccttcagctcctccaagGCTGCAGCAGTCTGGTCGTCTCCCTGGGCAGAGGCGGATTTGGCGGCTTCATCCAGATCCTTTAGAGACTTCTCTTCCAACTCTTTCCGCGTCGCCTCGGCCTCTTCCAGCTGGACCCGCAAGGCTTGCAATTGCTCCGCATGGTCTGCGGCCAGTCGTTCGAGCTCGGCTGCGTGCTGTTCTCGAAGGGCCTTGAGGGCCTCTTCCTGGTCCTTGGAGCTGTCCTCCGTCTGAGACACTGAAAGCTGGGCCAGCTTCTCATTCACGGCGTCTAGCTCCGCTTTCAAGCCTGTCACGGTCGTCTCACTTTCGGACAGCTTACTCTGAAGAGCATTCAATTTTTCCGCATCCTCTTCCGAAGTCTTGGTCACTGTGCTCAACCTCTTGGTAGCAGTCGATGTGGGCCGGGTCGCCGTCGAGGGCCGAGTGACGGTCCGCGTAGCACTCGTCGAAGAACTCGAAGGGCGAGCAGTCGACGTAGTCGTAGGCTTCGTCGCGGTCCTCGCCGAAGCGGTGCTGGTACGCGATACTGAGGACACAGAGCTCCTCTTCTCGGCAGTGGTGGTGCTTGCAATGCTCGACCGCCGATCATGAATGGAGCTCGGCCTGGGGGCCCGGGTGGTCGGGGTCCCGACTAGAGACATCCGCTTCGCCGTACCAGAGATCCCCCTCTTCTCATCGGAAGAGCTCACAGCGCCTCGGGATTTCTCATCGGCGGAGCTACTGATCGAGGCACGAGATCGGTGCGAGGCCGTTGTGGACGAGCTCAGGGGCTTCCGAACGGTTGATGTAGTAGCCGGGCGGGTAGGAGGCTTGCTCAAGGTGCTGCCATTCACCGACGCACGCGTGGTAGACGTGGTCTTCGGGGGGCCGGACATGGAGCTGGGCCGTTTTGTAGTTGTCCCCGGCGGCTTGGTGGCGGTAGTCGATGTTGGGCGGCTCTTGACCGGCGAGGCCTTGGTATTCTCTTTGTCCTTGGAGACGTCCGGGCTGGTCAGCGGTCCCTCGCTACCGGACATGACGGTCGACTCAATTGGGGTCGCGGGGGGTGCATTTTCGGAGTCAACCTCGACGGGCGCGGCAACCGGGACAGGTTCCTCAGTAGAAGCCATTGTGAGTGGGCGGGAGTCGGGATTGCTTCCAGGGTCGGTCGGAAGTCAGGTACGGAACCAGCGATGGGTCTTCAATGGCGGTCTAGCGAATTGAGACAGTCCACGTTAGTCTCGGTGGGCAACCAACAAACTGAGTGATTGGGCTATGAACCCATGCAATGTTTAACCAGGAGCTCACCGCCGTGCAGCTTTCTGCGGAGGTTAGGTGCATGTGGCATGCAGAGACGATCCATGATTCTGGTCGAGGCAGCGGCGGTCACTCGGGCGGTTCTCCTTTTCAGTCCTTCCGAGGTTCCCCTGAAGATAAAACAAAACAGCAAAGCACTTACTCAACAATGCACTCGACCGTCAACTGAAAGAGATCAGGTAGAAGGTACAGGGACTCGCTGAGTCGGTACCTTGCAGCTCGGGGGTTGGAAAGTCACAGACGCGTGGTTTGTCCTTTATCCCGAAAGTGACGATGCAAACAATGAAACTAAAGTAACCCACACCGCACCGGGGAGGTGAGAAGGGCAGAAGGTAATTAAAGGgaatatactattaaacAAATTAAAATgttacaaagaaaaggaataaagCGGGGGGGAAGGGTGAAATGAGGTGGTGAAAGTTgagaaaccaaaaaaaaagttgaTGCGGGAGAAAGAGTAAGTTAAAGTAAATCCGGAAAAAGGGACAAAAGTAAGTAAAGAAGGTCAGGAGGGGAAAGCGGGAGGGTTGCCTCAGGACCTCAGGGACTCTTCCACTCCCCAACGGCCTCAGGCGACGATCCCCACAGGATCGCCCAATCGACCCATGAATGGTTTGTCATGCGACCAGCCATTTCACTCTGTCATGAACTTAATTGATAAAGAGTTTACCTTTTAGCCACGACTGTGTCCTCAGAAAGCCCTTGGATTGGGCCGACTGGTCCTTATAAACTATTGTTGACGTGGTCGCGTCTCCAAAACAGTGGTTCCATGGTTCACCGCAAGGAAGATGCGTGGGTTTGCTTTACGGAACTCCGAATGCTCAAgagaaatcaaaataaaCCATGAGGGGTATAAAACATCAACCATGAAACGCCCGCCCTACAtcattggaaaagaaaagagagaaaaaaaaaataatgaaatcCATCACTCCTCCCGCACACTCAGGAGCCAGTACCACTGTTGCCGTCCTTCTTCCGTTTGGAGAACGTCCGGGTCGACCACCGTGGAGAGAAGCTTATCATGCAACTGCCTCGCCTTTTCGCGCGTACCCCGGATCGTCCGCCCACGGAGCCGTTCCCCGAAATGTTTCAAAATTCGAGCGTAGCGATCCCGACCTAAAATAGTGAGCATTCGTTTCCTTCATAGCCCATGTGCATGCAGATGGAACTTACCCTGGTAACGCTGCAGTCCTTCTATAAGAGCATACCCCTCGTCATCGGTCCATGGTCTCCCATGCTTGATGGACATGGCTGGCACAGATTCCGGCTGCGGTGCACTGCCCTTAAATAAGTCCTTCTCTAACGCGGTGATGAGCTTTTTGAGCGGGAGCTGCAGACTACGGCTACGGTTTTGGGAGTCCACGTAACCCGCATCTACTACACAGTATATCTTGTAGCATAGTCGTAGAAACACATTCAGCACCCGGTGCAAGTGCTCGTAGGCTTTGGGGAAGAGACCGTCTTCCTTGCAGTAAGCTTCGAAACAGGCGAGCAACACACCCATCATTCCCGATACAAGACAGGCTTCAAATTCGTCCAGTGTCTCTTCACTGCTCGGTTGGCCTGCTTCCGGTTCGTCGTCTTTATGTTCGACGATATAGTCCACCGAAGAGGTCCCGTCACTAAGAATTGCGTTAAGAAGCTCATCGCAATCGCGCACTGTCGCACCGCGAGGTTCACGTCGGGCGTCTAGGTAGCGTACAATCTTCACATATTTTGCTTGCAAGGTGGAGGTTAGATCCGCAAAATCATTATAATATTCGGCCATAGAAGGGTTAGCAGTCTTTTTCACGCGGTGAGCCTGAACTACCAGCGTGTCCCAGTTGTTCTTCTGGCCAGCCATTTTGAGGGCCTGGTGCAACCATGCCTCCTCGTCGGTATCATCATCGGGATCATTCTCGGAATCATCCTCGGAAATGTCCTCAACGTGTTGCTCGATGTCGTTTAGAGTGTGACGGGGTTGTAGAGGCTCGGTCTGGTCTTCCTGAGAGTTCAAGGAGTTGACGGCTCGAGAAGTCACAGTGCTTCTTTCACGACTCTGTCTCCCATGTTCTGGGACTAGCTCTTGATTTGAGGTTTGGCGTCTCTTGCTTGGCGGCGTAGACAGGTTCTCTGGGTCGGTTTCGTACCTAAACAGCCCGGATCGTGTGGGGCGATCTCTCACGCtgtcctcatcatctgttgGAATATGAGCAGAAGACTTGCCCTCAACGGTGATGTTTGTGTAGTCTGCTTCGATGCTCTCATCTTCCGCCTCATCATCTGTTGGAATATAATTGGAAGACTCGTCCTCATCGGCGATGTTTGTGTGGTCTACTCCGACGTTCTCATCTTCCGCCTCATAAAGCCCCACTTCATCAGCCAAGTCCCCAGATTCTGCTTGCACAGGTGAAGGTTGCGGGATGTCCTCCAGTGGCGTATTCCTCCTGGGAGACTCTGGCGAATGGACTGGTGATCCTTCCCCGCCCATAGAGCTCCTAGCGTCCGTAGCACGGTTTACGATAACGACGGCGGGGGAGCTTCTCTGCTGTTCGTGTGCACTGTAAGCATTATCAGACCCAGGGTGTGGCTCATCTGTTTGCTGTGACGGGTGATCGCGCGGTGTTCCATATTCACTTCCAGGCTCATTAAGCGATTGATCTCTCGATCCAGCGCTACTCTCATCTGGTCCCCTGTGTAAAGCTGCTCTGAGAGCTGATACTCGTTTCTGAACATCAAATGGAGAAAGTCGGTTTGATTGGGGGACGTTATGAGGCGAATCCAGCACAGGTTGGGGGAACTCAGTATCTCCGTGG contains the following coding sequences:
- a CDS encoding metallopeptidase Mip1, with the protein product MAGHMLMPLRRRPWTCRACLQRLQQPRRSLETAASPSSQSDVYDYAPTNHSTQKKSNDETLRRVFDSQPFWREFSQRSATQSKPTGLVQNQYLTNPDGFRAFANVSLQRCQAIVAKVLAASTLEEYRDMARDLDRLSDLLCRVIDLSDFIRVIHPDPRVQEAATQAYALMFEYMNVLNTTTGLNDQLKKAASNPDVTSHWSEEEKIVAQILIKDFSNSAIHMPPNERQRFVNLSNDISQLGSNFVNSAEPAKSQVVVGANSLRGLDPILVQQIRRWNRTASVPTTGMIPRLALRSVHDEGVRREVYLATRTSSSRQLHRLEELLSKRAELAQLSGHASFGHMTLSDKMAKSPEAVSNFLTALVGSNREYVQEELSKLQAMKGGSPLQPWDHAYYVHQRVLQYSQSRRSRELSAVPEFFSLGTVMQGLSRLFDRLYGVRLVPQETAAGETWNPDVRRLDVVDEAERHIAVIYCDLFSRPNKHPNPAHFTLRCAREISSEEVAECATMDHSAHPNDGMATAVDPQSKTLRQLPTIALVCDFAEPPATGAGRPSLLSEHSVRTLFHEMGHALHSILGQTRLQSISGTRCATDFAELPSVLMERFATEPAVLSMYARHWQTDQPLSESMMLSMEKDRLAHGSIYGAVENEAQILMALVDQAYHSIPADKAGQIDSTAIYHQVLSAHSTLPDPTDSRPPTSWQGFFGHLYGYGATYYSYIFDRAIANKIWEDVFQAGKAAVDREAGERYKNEVLRWGGGRNGWDCVAGVLGSANAANANGRLAEGGDEAMREVGRWGLGRDGVSG
- a CDS encoding M protein repeat protein produces the protein MASTEEPVPVAAPVEVDSENAPPATPIESTVMSGSEGPLTSPDVSKDKENTKASPVKSRPTSTTATKPPGTTTKRPSSMSGPPKTTSTTRASVNGSTLSKPPTRPATTSTVRKPLSSSTTASHRSRASISSSADEKSRGAVSSSDEKRGISGTAKRMSLVGTPTTRAPRPSSIHDRRSSIASTTTAEKRSSVSSVSRTSTASARTATKPTTTSTARPSSSSTSATRTVTRPSTATRPTSTATKRLSTVTKTSEEDAEKLNALQSKLSESETTVTGLKAELDAVNEKLAQLSVSQTEDSSKDQEEALKALREQHAAELERLAADHAEQLQALRVQLEEAEATRKELEEKSLKDLDEAAKSASAQGDDQTAAALEELKASHQAQLEALEKELAEQKASTAAYAEQIESLKAELESQKANLETVTKGLQEEKALALDRLERELNGRDQVIANLNIEMDKLNQAKEQGVRAAEESAKQAVSTLEEQVASLTAKLAEAESAAKGNEETPEVVTEKVQEIAELKEAMKKMEAEFLEARESAANARDEKIKELEAAHEAAVAKLKAEHDEALASASTSHAQELAVAKEAAESAGTTHSQQLQELRDALEAAEAAAKKGREEAASELSAAHQAELQALQQKLEAAEQALSEARQAAEEGANSAHAVAVQEIDELKEKVGALESQLSTEQDAIKSLHDEVHSKRQEAEALKQSLLEFESKTKAKDAEQESQLRALEEKAAAAEKALEEHLKEASANADKHSQALEKTAVAEKALEEHLKEAAATADKHSQALEELKAQHAAELEKAKADAAGSHGEALNEVQAKLDALASTNRELETSHAQKIETLEAELKATLERHAGELASHTDAHEKELADIQKEYSETKAQLHAELEALRESKAAETEAEHSKAIEELLTVHEEKLSSVRADLESSNKAKVEELQKSHEAALAEVHEQLSHAQAAAQDSSVLDALKATIADMEKKLSAAEQSVTESKEIASKQGAELSRIEAEKNEWEQKHQAVSSRAKELEELVAASASSKSEAETVQQQLSASLEELSQVRSKQEAIHIELDELRTQNRAMEEKLMQGERDLNDQIDKNMSLLNQLGEVDSAISSSRKRIRELEAEVAALKAEGKGAGLESSRWAAEGEKAPGGGNAGPAATEGEDLGSSIEGTIASIQEQLKHIRTANDDWYDEHQRLIRELASVSQRATPDRSPAMTPQPERSSSSSDDNQAGEGASR
- a CDS encoding glutamic acid-rich protein (hypothetical protein AOR_1_930164) — translated: MSSRSTPRRRKVVSTSHALDLLNNLNAKEVTHEPKSSTPYRPRSSHRSKINDDWVPRGDAIWDVPQGPDDDRSAPFKRVALSEPLTPRRSSRLQPKTASKTTPSRKAKRRANLKLKEKDDREGESGSEPERESGGGSDNRPDEEADEENTGPVEENQESGGSDVSYVDVVEDHGDTEFPQPVLDSPHNVPQSNRLSPFDVQKRVSALRAALHRGPDESSAGSRDQSLNEPGSEYGTPRDHPSQQTDEPHPGSDNAYSAHEQQRSSPAVVIVNRATDARSSMGGEGSPVHSPESPRRNTPLEDIPQPSPVQAESGDLADEVGLYEAEDENVGVDHTNIADEDESSNYIPTDDEAEDESIEADYTNITVEGKSSAHIPTDDEDSVRDRPTRSGLFRYETDPENLSTPPSKRRQTSNQELVPEHGRQSRERSTVTSRAVNSLNSQEDQTEPLQPRHTLNDIEQHVEDISEDDSENDPDDDTDEEAWLHQALKMAGQKNNWDTLVVQAHRVKKTANPSMAEYYNDFADLTSTLQAKYVKIVRYLDARREPRGATVRDCDELLNAILSDGTSSVDYIVEHKDDEPEAGQPSSEETLDEFEACLVSGMMGVLLACFEAYCKEDGLFPKAYEHLHRVLNVFLRLCYKIYCVVDAGYVDSQNRSRSLQLPLKKLITALEKDLFKGSAPQPESVPAMSIKHGRPWTDDEGYALIEGLQRYQGRDRYARILKHFGERLRGRTIRGTREKARQLHDKLLSTVVDPDVLQTEEGRQQWYWLLSVREE